One segment of Panthera leo isolate Ple1 chromosome A3, P.leo_Ple1_pat1.1, whole genome shotgun sequence DNA contains the following:
- the SOWAHC gene encoding ankyrin repeat domain-containing protein SOWAHC has protein sequence MEGPVELSPEAVLRFLAERGGRARHAELVQHFRGSLGGEPEQRARARALFKELVNAVATVRTDPADGSKYVHLKKRFCEGPPQSEAAPSRDLPSISVTVEPESSSGAPRTPDGRVETQEGGLCPEVASPEASSGPDCEQSHGETPAAALGPPSLTGDTLSGPPLSGGARRKSSQREVQPSPRGPDPGPSEDLEPPPHGCEETDAGNSPGGGVTTPKSTRQNLRDLVMGSSPQLKRSVCPGGSSAGTSSGGGRGKGGGDSDSASVASSSAEEESSGGGSVTLDPLEHAWMLSASDGKWDSLEGLLTCEPGLLAKRDFITGFTCLHWAAKHGRQELLAMLVNFANKHQLPVNINARTSGGYTALHLAAMHGHVEVVKLLVGAYDADVDIRDYSGKKASQYLSQSIAEEIKNLVGALDEDDGESATGSGGGRWRLSKVLPSHLITYKLSHVLEDGGDHHHHHHHHHHHLTEGWAGGKAKDPGRKASGSSSGRIKPRLNKIRFRTQIIHTTPSFRDPEQLLEEGEEEEEDRALKSHSSSFKLRPKSNVFG, from the coding sequence ATGGAGGGGCCCGTGGAGCTCAGCCCAGAGGCCGTGCTGCGTTTCCTCGCGGAGCGCGGGGGCCGGGCCCGACACGCCGAGCTGGTGCAGCACTTCAGAGGTTCTCTGGGCGGCGAGCCGGAGCagcgcgcccgcgcccgcgctcTCTTCAAGGAACTGGTCAATGCCGTGGCCACGGTGCGCACCGACCCTGCTGACGGCTCTAAGTACGTGCACCTTAAAAAGAGGTTCTGCGAGGGACCCCCCCAGTCAGAAGCTGCGCCCTCGCGTGACCTGCCCAGCATCTCGGTGACCGTAGAGCCAGAGTCCAGTAGCGGCGCCCCAAGGACGCCCGACGGCCGGGTCGAGACCCAGGAAGGCGGCTTGTGCCCAGAGGTGGCGTCTCCCGAGGCGTCCTCGGGTCCAGACTGCGAGCAGAGCCATGGGGAGACACCGGCTGCCGCGCTTGGGCCGCCAAGCCTCACTGGCGACACCCTGAGCGGGCCGCCACTGAGCGGCGGGGCCcggaggaaaagctctcagcgCGAGGTCCAGCCTTCCCCCCGGGGACCGGACCCCGGGCCCAGCGAGGACCTAGAGCCCCCACCCCATGGCTGCGAGGAGACGGACGCGGGCAACTCCCCCGGCGGTGGCGTCACCACCCCAAAATCTACGCGCCAGAACCTTAGGGACCTTGTGATGGGCAGCTCACCGCAGCTGAAGAGGAGCGTCTGTCCTGGGGGCAGCAGCGCGGGGACCTCCTCTGGGGGAGGACGCGGCAAAGGCGGGGGCGACTCAGACAGCGCATCCGTCGCTTCGTCGTCGGCAGAGGAGGAGAGCAGCGGTGGCGGCTCCGTGACGCTGGACCCTCTGGAACACGCCTGGATGCTCTCAGCCTCTGACGGCAAGTGGGATAGCCTGGAAGGGTTGCTCACCTGTGAGCCCGGCCTGCTGGCCAAGAGGGACTTCATAACTGGCTTCACCTGCCTGCACTGGGCCGCCAAGCATGGCAGACAGGAGCTCCTGGCCATGCTGGTCAACTTCGCTAACAAACACCAGCTGCCAGTGAACATTAACGCCAGGACGAGCGGAGGTTACACTGCCCTGCACTTAGCTGCCATGCACGGGCACGTGGAGGTGGTGAAGTTGCTGGTGGGGGCTTACGACGCAGACGTGGACATTAGGGACTACAGTGGGAAAAAGGCCTCTCAATACCTGAGTCAGAGCATCGCTGAGGAGATCAAGAACCTGGTGGGAGCCCTGGATGAGGATGATGGAGAGAGTGCCACTGGCAGCGGGGGTGGGCGATGGAGGCTTTCAAAGGTGCTGCCTTCACACCTCATCACCTACAAACTCTCACATGTCTTAGAGGATGGAGGggatcatcaccatcaccatcaccaccaccaccaccacttgaCTGAGGGATGGGCTGGAGGCAAAGCAAAGGATCCAGGTCGCAAGGCCTCCGGCAGCTCTAGTGGACGAATAAAACCCAGACTCAACAAAATCCGCTTCCGAACCCAGATCATCCACACTACACCCTCTTTCAGAGACCCAGAGCAGCtactggaggaaggagaggaggaagaggaggaccgGGCTCTTAAAAGCCACTCATCTTCATTCAAATTGAGACCGAAGTCCAATGTATTTgggtaa